The Oncorhynchus masou masou isolate Uvic2021 chromosome 31, UVic_Omas_1.1, whole genome shotgun sequence genome includes a region encoding these proteins:
- the LOC135524564 gene encoding protein strawberry notch homolog 2-like isoform X7 — protein MSSILPLWTKLHSQLGRPLPKNLSCIDDLSNSLFSSPADSLSDYTDAQAFIPTDNLAHVPTIWDINTPAQSQLELNANRFQDLNSLEDIAAIISTPPLGGYQQTQRNQTPAEEEAEEEEEETEELGHVDTYADYKPSKSTIGISHPDIVVETNTLSSVPPPDITYTLSIPDSTINCGLLSALQLEAIIYACQQHEVILQNNQRAGFLIGDGAGVGKGRTVAGIILENYLKGRKKALWFSVSNDLKYDAERDLKDIDAPTIPVHALNKIKYGDTATSEGVLFATYSALIGESQAGGQHRTRLKQILDWCKPGFDGVIVFDECHKAKNATSTKMGKAVLDLQHNLPLARVVYASATGASEPKNMIYMSRLGIWGEGTPFKTFDDFLHAIEKRGVGAMEIVAMDMKVSGMYIARQLSFSGVSFRIEEIGLDDDFKLVYNKAAKLWAEALAVFMRAADALCLVSRKSLWGQFWSSHQRFFKYLCIAAKVRCLVELAKKELKAGKCIVIGLQSTGEARTREVLDENDGHLDRFVSAAEGVFKALVQKHFPSEKQRREKARGNKRKRKPRGRQPKFPKHTMVHLGGVINISDDSSTDTDGMDTDSNSSPDSLMDNNDDVIFVQHTSCHTASIEKMKQSLLNKIADLGKELPLNTLDELIDQFGGPEMVSEMTGRKGRVVRRPDGSVRYESRAEQSHTIDHINLKEKDRFMCGEKMVAIISEAASSGISLQADKRVKNQRRRVHITLELPWSADRAIQQFGRTHRSNQVTAPEYIFLISELAGERRFASIVAKRLESLGALTHGDRRATESRDLSKYNFENKYGTKALDKITKAILGHIESKVSPPKGYPGGDALFFRDMKHGMMDVGIFCKEPRFGLSTEKDCSITKFLNRILGLEVHKQNSLFQYFTDNFDYLIEKDKKEGKYDMGILDLAPGNDEIYEEKQETFMTVGNPQDGQVVLYKISVDRGMPWEEAYEKVQNLNSPDEGFYLSHKLRGNHPCVLLAEQGRGRNFIVYKPNIGKQAHPESLDNLQLRYSKVTPDQAKDSWESQFNFSFGKCSHANWNGKCKKIEEGQECLQGMRLRQYHMLCGALLRVWKYVADVVSDITCSSILQIVRLKTKNSNKQVGIKIPENCVARVRQELLKMDEEVKRRRKEKEQQRAQEQQRAQEQRLAEERQLQNQHLLAKLYSQRQTLNHSFNNQNLSQGLKTQHLSLAQANPLQVKPLLQPKPSQLKPQLGPVKQLPSMASPTSHFSNFPHHFPSLRLLQPDPSSSSMPPRTGEEVLDLTVSPSPSPDSKERGLVLDCLTRDGFGLDSLILLSELAAQNTAHKLQQPLQPLPPLTKPQQLLSPQQIQPQLQSPQQIHPQLQSPQQIHPQLQSPQQIHPQLQSPQQIHPQLQSPQQIQTQLQSPQQIQLQSPQLQSPQQIQPQLQLPQQIQPQLQSPQQIQTQLQSPQQIQPQQRLDSPTLINSDHQDYYDILKLLEDPDHLPYSLSSQTTTNPSTSSNTVSSGLLSSPSSSLFSPSALAPSEQQPLPLANGHCSTDTLINVREVLDNMLRTSADRQTVIHYRLPEWDSV, from the exons ATGTCTTCTATTCTGCCACTTTGGACTAAACTTCATTCACAGTTGGGACGACCTCTTCCCAAG AACCTGTCCTGCATCGATGACCTCTCCaactctctgttctcctctccggCCGACTCGCTGTCAGACTACACCGATGCCCAGGCCTTCATCCCCACAGATAACCTGGCCCACGTGCCCACGATATGGGACATAAACACACCAGCACAGAGCCAGCTGGAG CTGAATGCCAACAGGTTTCAGGATTTGAACAGTTTGGAGGATATCGCTGCCATTATCAGCACCCCACCTTTGGGAGGATACCAG CAGACTCAGAGAAACCAGACTCCGGcagaagaggaggcggaggaggaggaggaagagacagaggagctgGGACATGTAGACACCTACGCTGACTACAAACCATCCAAAT CCACCATAGGTATCTCCCACCCAGACATAGTGGTGGAGACCAACACGCTGTCCAGCGTCCCTCCACCTGACATCACCTACACTCTGTCCATTCCTGACTCCACCATCAACTGTGGCCTGCTCTCTGCCCTGCAGCTGGAGGCCATCATATACGCATGCCAG CAACACGAGGTAATTCTGCAGAACAACCAGAGAGCAGGCTTCCTGATAGGAGACGGGGCCGGAGTAGGGAAAGGCCGCACAGTGGCCGGCATCATCCTGGAGAATTACCTAAAGGGAAGGAAGAAAGCGCTATG GTTCAGTGTATCCAATGACCTGAAATACGACGCAGAGAGAGATCTGAAAGACATAGATGCTCCCACCATTCCTGTGCATGCCTTAAACAAG ATAAAGTATGGAGACACAGCTACCTCAGAAGGAGTCCTGTTTGCGACATACTCTGCACTGATCGGGGAGAGCCAAGCAGGTGGGCAGCACCGCACCAGACTCAAGCAGATCCTGGACTGGTGCAAGCCCGGCTTTGATGGAGTT ATTGTGTTTGACGAATGCCACAAGGCCAAGAATGCTACGTCCACCAAGATGGGCAAGGCCGTGCTGGACCTGCAGCACAACCTGCCGCTGGCCAGGGTGGTTTACGCCAGTGCCACAG gtGCCTCTGAGCCAAAGAACATGATCTATATGAGCCGCCTGGGGATCTGGGGCGAGGGCACGCCCTTCAAGACCTTTGACGACTTCCTGCATGCCATCGAGAAGAG GGGTGTAGGCGCGATGGAGATTGTTGCCATGGACATGAAGGTGAGTGGGATGTACATCGCCCGGCAGCTGAGCTTCTCAGGGGTGTCCTTCCGCATTGAGGAGATCGGTCTGGACGACGACTTCAAACTGGTCTACAACAAAGCTGCCAAACTG TGGGCGGAGGCGCTGGCCGTGTTCATGCGTGCAGCGGACGCGCTGTGTCTGGTCAGCAGGAAGTCCCTGTGGGGTCAGTTCTGGTCTTCCCACCAGCGCTTCTTCAAATACCTCTGCATCGCCGCCAAGGTTCGCTGCCTGGTGGAGCTGGCCAAGAAAGAACTGAAAGCTGGCAAG TGCATCGTGATTGGTCTACAGTCCACAGGAGAGGCCCGAAccagagaggtcctggatgaGAACGATGGGCACCTGGACAGATTCGTATCTGCAGCAGA GGGTGTGTTCAAAGCTCTGGTACAGAAACACTTTCCCTCCgagaagcagaggagagagaaggcacGTGGAAACAAGAGAAAAC GTAAGCCCAGGGGCCGGCAGCCCAAATTCCCAAAGCACACCATGGTTCATCTGGGGGGCGTGATCAACATCAGTGACGACAGCAGCACGGACACGGACGGCATGGACACCGACTCCAACTCCTCGCCAGACTCCCTGATGGACAATAACGATGACGTCATCTTCGTCCAGCACACCAGCTGTCACACAG CCAGTATAGAGAAGATGAAGCAGAGCCTCCTGAACAAGATTGCTGACCTGGGAAAGGAACTACCTCTGAACACTTTGGACGAGCTCATTGACCAGTTTGGAGGACCAGAGATGGTATCGGAG ATGACGGGTCGTAAGGGTCGCGTGGTGCGGCGTCCTGACGGAAGCGTGCGCTACGAGTCGCGTGCAGAGCAGAGCCATACCATAGACCACATCAACCTCAAGGAGAAGGACCGCTTCATGTGTGGAGAGAAG ATGGTGGCCATCATCTCAGAGGCAGCCAGCTCGGGCATCTCCTTGCAGGCAGACAAGCGGGTGAAGAACCAGCGTCGGAGGGTCCACATAACCCTAGAGCTGCCCTGGAGTGCAGACAGAGCCATCCAGCAGTTTG GTCGTACCCATCGCTCTAACCAGGTGACGGCTCCAGAGTACATCTTCCTCATCTCTGAGCTGGCCGGGGAAAGACGCTTCGCCTCCATTGTGGCCAAGAGGCTGGAGAGCCTG GGTGCATTGACCCACGGTGACAGGAGAGCCACAGAGTCCAGAGACCTGAGCAAATACAACTTTGAAAACAAG TACGGTACCAAGGCTCTGGATAAGATCACCAAAGCCATCCTGGGCCACATCGAGAGCAAGGTGTCCCCTCCCAAAGGTTACCCCGGGGGTGATGCTCTGTTCTTCAGAG ACATGAAGCATGGCATGATGGACGTGGGCATCTTCTGCAAGGAGCCACGGTTTGGTCTGAGCACTGAAAAAGACTGCAGCATCACCAAGTTCCTCAACAGGATCCTGGGCCTGGAGGTCCACAAGCAGAACTCTCTGTTCCAGTACTTCACCGACAACTTTGACTACCTGATCGAGAAGGACAAAAAGGAGGGCAAATATGACATGGGAATCCTAG ATCTGGCACCAGGTAACGATGAAATCTACGAGGAGAAGCAAGAGACCTTCATGACAGTGGGAAACCCCCAGGACGGACAGGTCGTGCTCTACAAG ATCAGCGTGGACAGAGGTATGCCCTGGGAGGAGGCCTATGAGAAGGTCCAGAACCTCAACAGTCCTGACGAGGGCTTCTACCTCTCACACAAG TTGCGGGGGAACCACCCGTGTGTGCTGCTGGCGGAGCAGGGTCGAGGGAGGAACTTCATCGTCTACAAGCCCAACATCGGCAAGCAGGCCCACCCAGAGAGCCTGGACAACCTGCAGCTACGCTACAGCAAG GTGACTCCAGACCAAGCCAAGGACAGCTGGGAGAGCCAGTTCAACTTCTCCTTTGGGAAATGTAGCCATGCTAACTGGAACGGGAAGTGTAAGAAGATCGAGGAGGGTCAGGAGTGTCTGCAGGGAATGCGTCTGCGTCAGTACCACATGCTGTGTGGTGCGCTACTGCGCGTCTGGAAGTATGTGGCTGACGTGGTCTCTGACATCACCTGCTCCAGCATCCTTCAGATCGTACGCCTCAAAACCAAAAATAGTAACAAGCAAGTTG GTATCAAGATCCCAGAGAACTGTGTGGCCCGAGTGCGGCAGGAACTTCTCAAAATGGACGAGGAGGTGAAGAGAAGGCGCAAGGAGAAGGAGCAGCAGCGCGCCCAGGAGCAGCAGCGCGCCCAGGAGCAGCGGCTAGCCGAGGAGCGGCAGCTTCAGAACCAACACCTGCTGGCCAAGCTTTACAGCCAGAGACAGACCCTGAACCACAGCTTCAACAACCAGAACTTGTCGCAGGGCCTCAAGACCCAGCACCTGAGCCTGGCCCAGGCCAATCCTCTACAGGTCAAGCCTCTACTCCAGCCCAAACCTTCACAGCTCAAACCCCAGCTCGGTCCAGTCAAACAGCTCCCCAGCATGGCCAGCCCCACCTCCCACTTCTCCAATTTCCCCCACCACTTCCCCTCCCTGCGCCTCCTGCAGCccgacccctcctcctcctccatgccccCTCGGACCGGGGAGGAGGTCTTAGACCTGACGGtgagcccctctccctccccagacaGCAAAGAGAGAGGCCTGGTCCTCGACTGCCTGACCAGAGACGGCTTTGGCCTGGACTCTCTGATATTGCTGAGCGAGCTCGCCGCCCAGAACACTGCACACAAACTGCAGCAACCTCTACAGCCACTGCCACCACTGACAAAGCCACAGCAGCTACTGTCGCCACAGCAGATACAACCACAGCTACAGTCGCCACAGCAGATACATCCACAGCTACAGTCGCCACAGCAGATACATCCACAGCTACAGTCGCCACAGCAGATACACCCACAGCTACAGTCGCCACAGCAGATACACCCACAGCTACAGTCGCCACAGCAGATACAAACACAGCTACAGTCGCCACAGCAGATACAGCTACAGTCGCCACAGCTACAGTCGCCACAGCAGATACAGCCACAGCTACAGTTGCCACAGCAGATACAACCACAGCTACAGTCACCACAGCAGATACAAACACAGCTACAGTCACCACAGCAGATACAACCACAGCAACGGTTGGACAGTCCGACTCTAATCAACAGCGACCACCAAGACTACTATGACATCCTCAAACTGCTGGAAGATCCAGACCATCTGCCTTACTCTCTGTCTAGCCAGACAACTACTAACCCCTCCACTTCCTCCAACACAGTCTCGTCCggcctcctctcttccccctcctcctctctcttctctccttcggCCCTGGCCCCCTCAGAACAGCAACCGCTCCCTCTAGCCAACGGCCACTGCAGCACGGACACTCTCATTAATGTGCGCGAAGTGCTGGACAACATGCTGCGGACCAGCGCAGACCGGCAGACGGTTATCCATTACCGGCTGCCTGAATGGGACTCTGTGTAA
- the LOC135524564 gene encoding protein strawberry notch homolog 2-like isoform X2 encodes MDISVNMLPTNQPSSTGDGVGLGISSVEHSQHTYAKLKGHVSACNLMPSLPSPSPAMDGENYLHPEGPQLDSSIFEVASSNMESYLYPSGSWASFSQQSGGYNAHCPMQSGNQQYHLNAPMPDLDMFSHSGFHDDFLNLPRNGDFPQNLSCIDDLSNSLFSSPADSLSDYTDAQAFIPTDNLAHVPTIWDINTPAQSQLELNANRFQDLNSLEDIAAIISTPPLGGYQQTQRNQTPAEEEAEEEEEETEELGHVDTYADYKPSKSTIGISHPDIVVETNTLSSVPPPDITYTLSIPDSTINCGLLSALQLEAIIYACQQHEVILQNNQRAGFLIGDGAGVGKGRTVAGIILENYLKGRKKALWFSVSNDLKYDAERDLKDIDAPTIPVHALNKIKYGDTATSEGVLFATYSALIGESQAGGQHRTRLKQILDWCKPGFDGVIVFDECHKAKNATSTKMGKAVLDLQHNLPLARVVYASATGASEPKNMIYMSRLGIWGEGTPFKTFDDFLHAIEKRGVGAMEIVAMDMKVSGMYIARQLSFSGVSFRIEEIGLDDDFKLVYNKAAKLWAEALAVFMRAADALCLVSRKSLWGQFWSSHQRFFKYLCIAAKVRCLVELAKKELKAGKCIVIGLQSTGEARTREVLDENDGHLDRFVSAAEGVFKALVQKHFPSEKQRREKARGNKRKRKPRGRQPKFPKHTMVHLGGVINISDDSSTDTDGMDTDSNSSPDSLMDNNDDVIFVQHTSCHTASIEKMKQSLLNKIADLGKELPLNTLDELIDQFGGPEMVSEMTGRKGRVVRRPDGSVRYESRAEQSHTIDHINLKEKDRFMCGEKMVAIISEAASSGISLQADKRVKNQRRRVHITLELPWSADRAIQQFGRTHRSNQVTAPEYIFLISELAGERRFASIVAKRLESLGALTHGDRRATESRDLSKYNFENKYGTKALDKITKAILGHIESKVSPPKGYPGGDALFFRDMKHGMMDVGIFCKEPRFGLSTEKDCSITKFLNRILGLEVHKQNSLFQYFTDNFDYLIEKDKKEGKYDMGILDLAPGNDEIYEEKQETFMTVGNPQDGQVVLYKISVDRGMPWEEAYEKVQNLNSPDEGFYLSHKLRGNHPCVLLAEQGRGRNFIVYKPNIGKQAHPESLDNLQLRYSKVTPDQAKDSWESQFNFSFGKCSHANWNGKCKKIEEGQECLQGMRLRQYHMLCGALLRVWKYVADVVSDITCSSILQIVRLKTKNSNKQVGIKIPENCVARVRQELLKMDEEVKRRRKEKEQQRAQEQQRAQEQRLAEERQLQNQHLLAKLYSQRQTLNHSFNNQNLSQGLKTQHLSLAQANPLQVKPLLQPKPSQLKPQLGPVKQLPSMASPTSHFSNFPHHFPSLRLLQPDPSSSSMPPRTGEEVLDLTVSPSPSPDSKERGLVLDCLTRDGFGLDSLILLSELAAQNTAHKLQQPLQPLPPLTKPQQLLSPQQIQPQLQSPQQIHPQLQSPQQIHPQLQSPQQIHPQLQSPQQIHPQLQSPQQIQTQLQSPQQIQLQSPQLQSPQQIQPQLQLPQQIQPQLQSPQQIQTQLQSPQQIQPQQRLDSPTLINSDHQDYYDILKLLEDPDHLPYSLSSQTTTNPSTSSNTVSSGLLSSPSSSLFSPSALAPSEQQPLPLANGHCSTDTLINVREVLDNMLRTSADRQTVIHYRLPEWDSV; translated from the exons AACCTGTCCTGCATCGATGACCTCTCCaactctctgttctcctctccggCCGACTCGCTGTCAGACTACACCGATGCCCAGGCCTTCATCCCCACAGATAACCTGGCCCACGTGCCCACGATATGGGACATAAACACACCAGCACAGAGCCAGCTGGAG CTGAATGCCAACAGGTTTCAGGATTTGAACAGTTTGGAGGATATCGCTGCCATTATCAGCACCCCACCTTTGGGAGGATACCAG CAGACTCAGAGAAACCAGACTCCGGcagaagaggaggcggaggaggaggaggaagagacagaggagctgGGACATGTAGACACCTACGCTGACTACAAACCATCCAAAT CCACCATAGGTATCTCCCACCCAGACATAGTGGTGGAGACCAACACGCTGTCCAGCGTCCCTCCACCTGACATCACCTACACTCTGTCCATTCCTGACTCCACCATCAACTGTGGCCTGCTCTCTGCCCTGCAGCTGGAGGCCATCATATACGCATGCCAG CAACACGAGGTAATTCTGCAGAACAACCAGAGAGCAGGCTTCCTGATAGGAGACGGGGCCGGAGTAGGGAAAGGCCGCACAGTGGCCGGCATCATCCTGGAGAATTACCTAAAGGGAAGGAAGAAAGCGCTATG GTTCAGTGTATCCAATGACCTGAAATACGACGCAGAGAGAGATCTGAAAGACATAGATGCTCCCACCATTCCTGTGCATGCCTTAAACAAG ATAAAGTATGGAGACACAGCTACCTCAGAAGGAGTCCTGTTTGCGACATACTCTGCACTGATCGGGGAGAGCCAAGCAGGTGGGCAGCACCGCACCAGACTCAAGCAGATCCTGGACTGGTGCAAGCCCGGCTTTGATGGAGTT ATTGTGTTTGACGAATGCCACAAGGCCAAGAATGCTACGTCCACCAAGATGGGCAAGGCCGTGCTGGACCTGCAGCACAACCTGCCGCTGGCCAGGGTGGTTTACGCCAGTGCCACAG gtGCCTCTGAGCCAAAGAACATGATCTATATGAGCCGCCTGGGGATCTGGGGCGAGGGCACGCCCTTCAAGACCTTTGACGACTTCCTGCATGCCATCGAGAAGAG GGGTGTAGGCGCGATGGAGATTGTTGCCATGGACATGAAGGTGAGTGGGATGTACATCGCCCGGCAGCTGAGCTTCTCAGGGGTGTCCTTCCGCATTGAGGAGATCGGTCTGGACGACGACTTCAAACTGGTCTACAACAAAGCTGCCAAACTG TGGGCGGAGGCGCTGGCCGTGTTCATGCGTGCAGCGGACGCGCTGTGTCTGGTCAGCAGGAAGTCCCTGTGGGGTCAGTTCTGGTCTTCCCACCAGCGCTTCTTCAAATACCTCTGCATCGCCGCCAAGGTTCGCTGCCTGGTGGAGCTGGCCAAGAAAGAACTGAAAGCTGGCAAG TGCATCGTGATTGGTCTACAGTCCACAGGAGAGGCCCGAAccagagaggtcctggatgaGAACGATGGGCACCTGGACAGATTCGTATCTGCAGCAGA GGGTGTGTTCAAAGCTCTGGTACAGAAACACTTTCCCTCCgagaagcagaggagagagaaggcacGTGGAAACAAGAGAAAAC GTAAGCCCAGGGGCCGGCAGCCCAAATTCCCAAAGCACACCATGGTTCATCTGGGGGGCGTGATCAACATCAGTGACGACAGCAGCACGGACACGGACGGCATGGACACCGACTCCAACTCCTCGCCAGACTCCCTGATGGACAATAACGATGACGTCATCTTCGTCCAGCACACCAGCTGTCACACAG CCAGTATAGAGAAGATGAAGCAGAGCCTCCTGAACAAGATTGCTGACCTGGGAAAGGAACTACCTCTGAACACTTTGGACGAGCTCATTGACCAGTTTGGAGGACCAGAGATGGTATCGGAG ATGACGGGTCGTAAGGGTCGCGTGGTGCGGCGTCCTGACGGAAGCGTGCGCTACGAGTCGCGTGCAGAGCAGAGCCATACCATAGACCACATCAACCTCAAGGAGAAGGACCGCTTCATGTGTGGAGAGAAG ATGGTGGCCATCATCTCAGAGGCAGCCAGCTCGGGCATCTCCTTGCAGGCAGACAAGCGGGTGAAGAACCAGCGTCGGAGGGTCCACATAACCCTAGAGCTGCCCTGGAGTGCAGACAGAGCCATCCAGCAGTTTG GTCGTACCCATCGCTCTAACCAGGTGACGGCTCCAGAGTACATCTTCCTCATCTCTGAGCTGGCCGGGGAAAGACGCTTCGCCTCCATTGTGGCCAAGAGGCTGGAGAGCCTG GGTGCATTGACCCACGGTGACAGGAGAGCCACAGAGTCCAGAGACCTGAGCAAATACAACTTTGAAAACAAG TACGGTACCAAGGCTCTGGATAAGATCACCAAAGCCATCCTGGGCCACATCGAGAGCAAGGTGTCCCCTCCCAAAGGTTACCCCGGGGGTGATGCTCTGTTCTTCAGAG ACATGAAGCATGGCATGATGGACGTGGGCATCTTCTGCAAGGAGCCACGGTTTGGTCTGAGCACTGAAAAAGACTGCAGCATCACCAAGTTCCTCAACAGGATCCTGGGCCTGGAGGTCCACAAGCAGAACTCTCTGTTCCAGTACTTCACCGACAACTTTGACTACCTGATCGAGAAGGACAAAAAGGAGGGCAAATATGACATGGGAATCCTAG ATCTGGCACCAGGTAACGATGAAATCTACGAGGAGAAGCAAGAGACCTTCATGACAGTGGGAAACCCCCAGGACGGACAGGTCGTGCTCTACAAG ATCAGCGTGGACAGAGGTATGCCCTGGGAGGAGGCCTATGAGAAGGTCCAGAACCTCAACAGTCCTGACGAGGGCTTCTACCTCTCACACAAG TTGCGGGGGAACCACCCGTGTGTGCTGCTGGCGGAGCAGGGTCGAGGGAGGAACTTCATCGTCTACAAGCCCAACATCGGCAAGCAGGCCCACCCAGAGAGCCTGGACAACCTGCAGCTACGCTACAGCAAG GTGACTCCAGACCAAGCCAAGGACAGCTGGGAGAGCCAGTTCAACTTCTCCTTTGGGAAATGTAGCCATGCTAACTGGAACGGGAAGTGTAAGAAGATCGAGGAGGGTCAGGAGTGTCTGCAGGGAATGCGTCTGCGTCAGTACCACATGCTGTGTGGTGCGCTACTGCGCGTCTGGAAGTATGTGGCTGACGTGGTCTCTGACATCACCTGCTCCAGCATCCTTCAGATCGTACGCCTCAAAACCAAAAATAGTAACAAGCAAGTTG GTATCAAGATCCCAGAGAACTGTGTGGCCCGAGTGCGGCAGGAACTTCTCAAAATGGACGAGGAGGTGAAGAGAAGGCGCAAGGAGAAGGAGCAGCAGCGCGCCCAGGAGCAGCAGCGCGCCCAGGAGCAGCGGCTAGCCGAGGAGCGGCAGCTTCAGAACCAACACCTGCTGGCCAAGCTTTACAGCCAGAGACAGACCCTGAACCACAGCTTCAACAACCAGAACTTGTCGCAGGGCCTCAAGACCCAGCACCTGAGCCTGGCCCAGGCCAATCCTCTACAGGTCAAGCCTCTACTCCAGCCCAAACCTTCACAGCTCAAACCCCAGCTCGGTCCAGTCAAACAGCTCCCCAGCATGGCCAGCCCCACCTCCCACTTCTCCAATTTCCCCCACCACTTCCCCTCCCTGCGCCTCCTGCAGCccgacccctcctcctcctccatgccccCTCGGACCGGGGAGGAGGTCTTAGACCTGACGGtgagcccctctccctccccagacaGCAAAGAGAGAGGCCTGGTCCTCGACTGCCTGACCAGAGACGGCTTTGGCCTGGACTCTCTGATATTGCTGAGCGAGCTCGCCGCCCAGAACACTGCACACAAACTGCAGCAACCTCTACAGCCACTGCCACCACTGACAAAGCCACAGCAGCTACTGTCGCCACAGCAGATACAACCACAGCTACAGTCGCCACAGCAGATACATCCACAGCTACAGTCGCCACAGCAGATACATCCACAGCTACAGTCGCCACAGCAGATACACCCACAGCTACAGTCGCCACAGCAGATACACCCACAGCTACAGTCGCCACAGCAGATACAAACACAGCTACAGTCGCCACAGCAGATACAGCTACAGTCGCCACAGCTACAGTCGCCACAGCAGATACAGCCACAGCTACAGTTGCCACAGCAGATACAACCACAGCTACAGTCACCACAGCAGATACAAACACAGCTACAGTCACCACAGCAGATACAACCACAGCAACGGTTGGACAGTCCGACTCTAATCAACAGCGACCACCAAGACTACTATGACATCCTCAAACTGCTGGAAGATCCAGACCATCTGCCTTACTCTCTGTCTAGCCAGACAACTACTAACCCCTCCACTTCCTCCAACACAGTCTCGTCCggcctcctctcttccccctcctcctctctcttctctccttcggCCCTGGCCCCCTCAGAACAGCAACCGCTCCCTCTAGCCAACGGCCACTGCAGCACGGACACTCTCATTAATGTGCGCGAAGTGCTGGACAACATGCTGCGGACCAGCGCAGACCGGCAGACGGTTATCCATTACCGGCTGCCTGAATGGGACTCTGTGTAA